A section of the Mesorhizobium loti genome encodes:
- a CDS encoding extracellular solute-binding protein gives MTMIKRGLAALAAGALSTALAMPAFAEPVKFDFWFGLSGDLARVVDTLCKNFNESQKDYEVVCTSQGNYDATLQNTIAAFRAGKQPAVVQVYDVGTATMMLSGAYKPADKLMEENGYKIDYADYFPGIARYYATSKGEMLSFPFNSSTALMYWNKDAFAKIGKTEAPKTWEDVGADLKAMKEAGYECPMAINISANESWQLMEQFSALHNQPIATKSNGYDGLDARLEVNKTKFVQYVTDLKKWYDAGLIKIKSKDLGQDMVQAFASGTCQVILTSVGDHGTVGKTQKEGMNWDVAELPVYAGTERKNSLVGGASLWVLSGKSDAEYKGAAAFLNFIHDPKTALFWSTNTGYIPVTKSGFDYMKSSGFYDKAPYKGREVAIASLTASEPTEITRGVRLGNFTQIRAEFGTQMQAIFANKVSVQEGLDTLVKNGDAILDRFQQTYPGKTLP, from the coding sequence ATGACCATGATCAAGCGGGGCCTTGCTGCCCTTGCCGCAGGTGCACTCAGCACCGCGCTGGCGATGCCTGCCTTTGCGGAGCCGGTAAAATTCGATTTCTGGTTCGGCCTTTCGGGCGACCTCGCCCGCGTCGTCGACACGCTGTGCAAGAATTTCAACGAGTCGCAGAAGGACTATGAAGTCGTCTGCACCAGTCAGGGCAACTACGACGCCACGCTGCAGAACACCATTGCCGCCTTCCGCGCCGGCAAGCAGCCGGCCGTCGTCCAGGTCTATGATGTCGGCACCGCCACCATGATGCTGTCCGGCGCCTACAAGCCCGCCGACAAGCTGATGGAAGAAAACGGCTACAAGATCGACTACGCGGACTATTTCCCCGGCATCGCGCGCTACTACGCGACGTCGAAGGGCGAGATGCTGTCCTTCCCGTTCAATTCCTCGACCGCGCTGATGTACTGGAACAAGGATGCCTTCGCCAAGATCGGCAAGACCGAGGCGCCGAAGACCTGGGAAGATGTCGGCGCCGATCTCAAGGCGATGAAGGAAGCCGGCTACGAATGCCCGATGGCGATCAACATCTCGGCCAACGAAAGCTGGCAGCTGATGGAACAGTTCTCGGCGCTGCACAACCAGCCGATCGCCACCAAGAGCAACGGCTATGACGGCCTCGACGCGCGCCTGGAAGTCAACAAGACCAAATTCGTCCAGTACGTCACCGATCTCAAGAAGTGGTATGACGCCGGTCTCATCAAGATCAAGTCCAAGGATCTTGGCCAGGACATGGTCCAGGCCTTCGCCTCGGGCACCTGCCAGGTCATCCTGACCTCGGTCGGCGACCATGGCACCGTCGGCAAGACGCAGAAGGAAGGCATGAACTGGGATGTCGCCGAGCTGCCCGTCTATGCTGGCACCGAGCGCAAGAATTCGCTCGTCGGCGGCGCCTCCCTGTGGGTTCTCTCGGGCAAGTCGGATGCGGAATACAAGGGCGCGGCCGCGTTCCTCAACTTCATCCACGACCCCAAGACCGCCTTGTTCTGGTCGACCAACACCGGCTACATCCCGGTGACAAAGTCGGGCTTCGACTACATGAAGTCGAGCGGGTTCTACGACAAGGCTCCCTACAAGGGCCGTGAAGTCGCGATCGCCAGCCTGACCGCTTCCGAACCGACCGAAATCACCCGCGGTGTGCGCCTGGGCAATTTCACCCAGATCCGCGCCGAGTTCGGTACGCAGATGCAGGCGATCTTCGCCAACAAGGTCAGCGTCCAGGAGGGCCTCGATACGTTGGTCAAGAATGGCGATGCCATCCTCGACCGCTTCCAGCAGACCTATCCGGGCAAGACCCTGCCCTAA
- a CDS encoding carbohydrate ABC transporter permease, with protein MEKRVTFGKWTIGILFAVPQLLLIFTFFYWPAGQAVYWSLTLQQPWGGGNIWVGLDNFRSILSNADYWNSITASLIFAGISTGLAMFIALVLAALTDRQLAGSRLYRVVLIWPYGIAAPALAMAFRFILAPEAGFMAVVNRVWPGFWDPGLDGADAMASIIVAFSWKYVGYNFIFFLAAFQAIPRSLIEAAAMDGSGVIRRFRDIQFPLITPTIFFLLVINITESFQDSFGIVDIMTAGGPANATNLMVYKIYSDGFKGLDYSGAAAQSIILMLLIIVLTIFQFRFIERRVHYR; from the coding sequence ATGGAAAAACGCGTCACTTTCGGCAAATGGACGATCGGCATCCTTTTCGCGGTGCCGCAGCTCCTCCTGATCTTCACGTTCTTCTATTGGCCCGCCGGCCAGGCCGTTTACTGGTCGCTGACGCTGCAGCAACCCTGGGGCGGCGGCAACATCTGGGTCGGGCTCGACAATTTCCGTTCGATCCTGTCCAACGCCGATTACTGGAACTCCATCACCGCCAGCCTGATTTTTGCCGGGATCAGCACCGGGCTTGCAATGTTCATCGCGCTGGTGCTCGCGGCCCTGACCGATCGGCAACTCGCCGGCTCGCGTCTCTATCGCGTGGTGCTGATCTGGCCCTATGGCATCGCCGCGCCGGCGCTGGCGATGGCGTTCCGCTTCATCCTGGCGCCGGAAGCCGGCTTCATGGCCGTGGTCAACCGGGTCTGGCCCGGCTTCTGGGATCCCGGCCTCGACGGCGCCGACGCCATGGCTTCGATCATCGTCGCCTTCTCGTGGAAATATGTCGGTTACAACTTCATCTTCTTCCTGGCCGCCTTCCAGGCCATCCCGCGTTCGCTGATCGAGGCCGCCGCGATGGACGGTTCCGGTGTCATCAGGCGTTTCCGGGACATCCAGTTCCCGCTAATCACGCCGACGATCTTCTTCCTGCTGGTCATCAACATCACCGAAAGCTTCCAGGATTCGTTCGGCATCGTCGACATCATGACCGCTGGCGGCCCGGCGAACGCCACCAATCTGATGGTCTACAAGATCTATTCAGACGGCTTCAAAGGCCTCGATTATTCGGGCGCCGCCGCGCAGAGCATTATCCTGATGCTGCTTATCATCGTGCTCACCATCTTCCAGTTCCGCTTCATCGAGCGGCGCGTGCATTACAGGTGA
- a CDS encoding ABC transporter permease subunit, with protein MVERTPFLNFFTHLILFIGFVFCIAPFVVVAIAASHNLRDVNDVPMSLLPGSDFWVNIKTAWTTADLGPKLLNSFIMAAGVAAGKVIISALTAFSIVYFRYPGRNFIFWLIFVTLMLPLEVRIVPTYAVVANVLSPYQAILDVTGLSWLIEKVSGVQVSLSLGLLNSYTGLIMPLIATATGTFLYRQFFLTVPDELTEAARMDGAGALRFFIDILLPLSRNNMAALGTIMFLWAWNQYLWPLLITTDQSHATAVTELKQLIPNVGGIPEWNIAMAGTLIVMLPPLIVVVLMQRWFVRGLIATEK; from the coding sequence ATGGTCGAGCGCACTCCGTTCCTCAATTTCTTCACGCACCTGATCCTGTTCATCGGCTTCGTCTTCTGCATCGCGCCGTTCGTGGTCGTTGCGATCGCCGCGTCGCACAATCTCAGGGATGTCAACGACGTGCCGATGTCGCTGCTGCCGGGCAGCGACTTCTGGGTCAATATCAAGACCGCCTGGACGACGGCAGACCTCGGCCCCAAGCTGCTCAATAGCTTCATCATGGCGGCAGGTGTCGCCGCCGGCAAGGTGATCATCTCGGCGCTCACCGCCTTCTCGATCGTCTATTTCCGCTATCCCGGGCGCAACTTCATCTTCTGGCTGATCTTCGTGACGTTGATGCTGCCGCTGGAGGTGCGCATCGTGCCGACCTACGCGGTCGTTGCCAATGTGCTGTCGCCCTATCAGGCGATTCTGGACGTGACCGGCCTGAGCTGGCTGATCGAGAAGGTGTCGGGCGTGCAGGTCTCGCTCAGTCTCGGGCTGCTCAATTCCTATACCGGGCTGATCATGCCGCTGATCGCGACGGCCACCGGCACGTTTCTCTACCGGCAGTTCTTCCTGACGGTGCCGGATGAACTGACCGAGGCGGCGCGCATGGACGGCGCGGGGGCACTGCGGTTCTTCATCGATATCCTGTTGCCGCTGTCGCGCAACAACATGGCGGCACTTGGCACCATCATGTTCCTATGGGCCTGGAACCAGTATCTTTGGCCCCTGCTCATCACCACCGACCAGTCGCACGCCACGGCGGTCACCGAGCTCAAGCAACTGATCCCCAATGTCGGCGGCATTCCGGAATGGAACATCGCCATGGCGGGGACGCTGATCGTCATGCTGCCGCCGCTGATCGTCGTGGTGCTGATGCAGCGCTGGTTCGTGCGCGGTCTGATCGCCACCGAGAAATAA
- the ugpC gene encoding sn-glycerol-3-phosphate ABC transporter ATP-binding protein UgpC, translating into MASIAIRGVKKNYARTQVVHGVDLDFASGEFVVILGPSGCGKSTLLRMIAGLEEISGGEIAIDGTVVNKLEPRERGCAMVFQNYALYPHMSVAQNIGYSLKVAGVPSAERTQRIQAVARTLELEHLLDRKPMALSGGQRQRVAMGRAMIREPKVFLFDEPLSNLDAKLRVQMRSEIRKLHRRLNATSVFVTHDQVEAMTLADRLVVMNGGRVEQVGTPGEIYTRPASRFVATFVGAPAMNILEGTVELDGLSLLGGGRRLAIARAGLPVGTKVAMGIRPEAVRLVAPGTAGALDATVDLVEELGAGRVIHVDLDGAPFSVMTSEAVRPEPGSAVGLKILPEDMHFFSSETGSRLDVFKASVPEPAL; encoded by the coding sequence ATGGCCTCCATCGCAATACGCGGCGTCAAGAAGAACTATGCCAGGACGCAGGTCGTGCACGGTGTCGACCTCGACTTCGCCTCCGGCGAATTCGTCGTCATCCTCGGACCGTCCGGCTGCGGCAAGTCCACGCTGCTACGCATGATCGCCGGGCTGGAAGAGATTTCCGGCGGCGAGATCGCGATCGACGGCACTGTCGTCAACAAGCTGGAGCCACGCGAGCGCGGCTGCGCCATGGTGTTCCAGAACTACGCCCTCTATCCGCATATGAGCGTCGCCCAGAACATCGGCTATTCGCTCAAGGTCGCCGGTGTGCCCTCGGCCGAACGCACGCAGCGGATCCAGGCGGTTGCCCGCACTTTGGAGCTTGAACATCTGCTCGACCGCAAGCCGATGGCGCTTTCCGGCGGCCAGCGTCAGCGCGTCGCCATGGGCCGCGCGATGATCCGCGAACCGAAGGTGTTCCTGTTCGACGAACCGCTGTCCAATCTCGACGCCAAGCTGCGCGTGCAGATGCGCTCGGAAATCCGCAAGCTGCATCGCCGCCTGAACGCCACCTCCGTCTTCGTCACGCACGATCAGGTCGAGGCGATGACGCTCGCCGACCGGCTGGTGGTGATGAATGGCGGACGCGTCGAACAGGTCGGCACACCGGGTGAAATCTACACCCGCCCGGCCAGCCGCTTCGTCGCCACCTTTGTCGGCGCGCCGGCGATGAACATTCTGGAAGGCACGGTCGAGCTCGACGGGCTGTCGCTGCTTGGCGGCGGACGGCGCCTGGCTATCGCTCGCGCCGGCCTGCCGGTCGGCACGAAGGTGGCGATGGGCATCCGGCCGGAAGCCGTACGGCTGGTGGCACCGGGCACGGCCGGCGCGCTCGACGCCACCGTGGACCTGGTCGAGGAATTGGGCGCGGGGAGGGTGATCCATGTCGATCTCGACGGCGCGCCGTTTTCGGTGATGACGTCCGAGGCGGTCCGCCCCGAGCCCGGCAGTGCTGTTGGCTTGAAGATCTTGCCCGAGGACATGCATTTCTTCTCGTCGGAGACGGGAAGCCGCCTCGATGTCTTCAAGGCGTCCGTGCCCGAACCGGCGCTCTGA
- a CDS encoding ABC transporter ATP-binding protein, translating into MSFLEISGLKKHYGPVAALAGIDLDVASGSRTAIVGPSGCGKTTLLRLIAGFEAPDQGRIMLDGKVLANGGAAVPAHRRGIGVVAQDGALFPHLTILDNIGFGMDRGEDKRAERIVELAYIVGLDKAILKRRPHELSGGQQQRVALARAMAMKPRLMLLDEPFSALDTGLRASMRKAVAELLEAAGITTILVTHDQAEALSFASQVAVMRDGIFSQVGTPRDLYLKPKDRMIAEFLGDAIILPASISGGFASSPLGRIAVDTSDSRDVARIMLRPEQIGLKRTSREGMSGTPDMLFGEVTESEFAGATCTIAVRLLNNADPPDAAAIGNTPLILRKSGMDAPAVGEIVRLTVSGKAHVFA; encoded by the coding sequence ATGAGCTTCCTCGAAATCAGCGGCCTGAAAAAGCATTACGGCCCGGTCGCGGCCCTTGCCGGCATCGACCTCGATGTCGCCAGCGGCAGCCGGACCGCGATCGTCGGCCCCTCCGGCTGCGGCAAGACGACCTTGCTGCGGCTGATCGCGGGCTTCGAGGCACCGGACCAGGGCCGTATCATGCTCGACGGCAAGGTGCTGGCCAATGGCGGCGCCGCCGTCCCGGCACATCGCCGCGGCATCGGCGTGGTGGCACAGGACGGTGCCCTGTTCCCGCACCTGACCATATTGGACAATATCGGTTTCGGCATGGACCGGGGCGAGGACAAGCGCGCCGAGCGCATCGTCGAGCTCGCCTACATCGTGGGGCTGGACAAGGCGATCCTCAAGCGCCGCCCGCACGAACTTTCAGGCGGCCAGCAGCAGCGTGTGGCGCTGGCCCGCGCCATGGCGATGAAGCCGCGGCTGATGCTGCTGGACGAGCCGTTCTCGGCACTCGACACCGGCCTGCGCGCCTCGATGCGCAAGGCGGTGGCCGAGCTTCTGGAGGCGGCCGGCATCACCACCATCCTGGTGACGCACGACCAGGCCGAGGCGCTGTCCTTCGCCAGCCAGGTGGCGGTGATGCGCGACGGCATATTCTCGCAGGTCGGCACGCCGCGCGATCTCTACCTCAAGCCGAAGGACAGGATGATCGCGGAGTTCCTCGGCGATGCCATCATCCTGCCGGCGAGCATCTCGGGCGGCTTCGCCAGCTCGCCGCTTGGCCGCATCGCCGTCGACACTTCGGACAGCCGCGATGTCGCCCGCATCATGCTGCGGCCGGAGCAGATCGGGCTGAAACGGACGTCGCGCGAAGGCATGTCAGGCACGCCGGACATGTTGTTCGGCGAGGTGACGGAATCGGAATTCGCCGGCGCGACGTGCACGATCGCGGTGCGGCTCCTGAACAACGCCGATCCGCCGGACGCCGCCGCGATAGGCAACACGCCGCTGATCCTGCGCAAATCCGGTATGGACGCGCCGGCCGTCGGCGAGATCGTGCGGCTCACCGTGTCGGGAAAGGCGCATGTGTTCGCCTGA
- a CDS encoding ABC transporter permease translates to MQPAVHLARAGLPPTMRRNARRRAAPWLVTAALLVSLLALLPLAFIIWTAVQTGWETVSALVFRPRVGELLVNTTLLVLLAVPIAIVLSVALAWLTERSDLPGARLWAWLCVAPLAIPAFVHSYAWITMVPGLHGLWAGVLVSVIAYFPFLYLPVSAALRRLDPALEDAASALGLGPWRVFWRVVVPQLRLAICGGSLLVGLHLLAEYGLYVFIRFDTFTTAIVDQFQSTFNGPAANMLAGVLVTCCFVLLGLEVLVRGEERYARVGSGAARHQQRMRLGRATIPSLALLAVTTLLALGVPFVTIGRWLIAGGAEVWRLDEISLALGQTLFLSLAGALLATVAAMPMAWISIRAPGPLQRLLEGCNYIVGSLPGVVIALALVTITVRIALPLYQTLFTILVAYALMFLPRALVSLRASIAQAPVELERAASSLGRPPLNALWSTTIRLSAPGAAAGMALVALGIMNELTATQMLAPNGTRTLAMAFWSYSGEIDYASAAPYAFIMVAMSLPLTWLLYVQSKRMAGR, encoded by the coding sequence ATGCAGCCCGCGGTCCATCTCGCGCGCGCTGGCTTGCCGCCGACGATGCGCCGAAACGCGCGGCGGCGGGCGGCACCCTGGCTTGTCACCGCCGCTCTTCTGGTCTCGCTGCTCGCCCTTCTGCCGCTCGCCTTCATCATCTGGACCGCGGTGCAGACGGGCTGGGAAACCGTTTCGGCGCTGGTCTTTCGGCCTCGCGTCGGCGAACTGTTGGTCAACACCACCCTGCTGGTCCTGCTGGCAGTGCCGATCGCCATCGTGCTGTCTGTCGCGCTGGCCTGGCTGACCGAGCGCAGTGACCTGCCTGGCGCCAGGCTTTGGGCCTGGCTGTGCGTGGCGCCGCTTGCCATTCCGGCTTTCGTGCACTCCTATGCCTGGATCACCATGGTTCCCGGGCTGCACGGCCTGTGGGCCGGCGTACTGGTGTCCGTGATCGCCTATTTCCCCTTCCTGTATCTGCCCGTATCGGCGGCGCTGCGCCGCCTCGACCCCGCCCTGGAGGACGCGGCCTCAGCCCTTGGCCTCGGGCCTTGGCGCGTGTTCTGGCGTGTCGTGGTGCCGCAACTCAGGCTGGCCATCTGCGGCGGCTCGCTGCTGGTCGGACTGCATCTGCTGGCCGAATATGGCCTCTACGTCTTCATCCGCTTCGATACCTTCACCACGGCGATCGTCGACCAGTTCCAGTCGACCTTCAACGGCCCCGCCGCCAACATGCTGGCCGGCGTGCTGGTGACCTGCTGCTTCGTGCTTCTGGGCCTCGAAGTGCTGGTGCGCGGAGAAGAGCGCTACGCCCGCGTCGGCTCCGGCGCGGCGCGCCACCAGCAACGCATGCGCCTCGGCCGCGCCACCATCCCGAGCCTGGCCTTGCTTGCCGTCACCACGTTGCTGGCGCTTGGCGTGCCGTTCGTGACCATCGGCCGCTGGCTCATCGCCGGCGGCGCCGAAGTCTGGCGTCTCGACGAGATAAGCCTGGCACTGGGCCAGACGCTGTTCCTGTCGCTTGCCGGGGCCTTGCTTGCCACCGTCGCCGCCATGCCGATGGCCTGGATCTCGATCCGCGCGCCGGGACCGTTGCAGCGCCTGCTTGAAGGGTGCAACTACATCGTCGGCTCGCTGCCGGGTGTCGTCATCGCGCTGGCGCTGGTCACCATCACCGTGCGTATCGCCCTGCCGCTTTATCAGACGCTGTTCACCATCCTGGTCGCCTATGCACTCATGTTCCTGCCGCGCGCGCTGGTCAGCCTGCGCGCCTCGATCGCCCAGGCCCCGGTCGAGCTCGAGCGCGCCGCGTCCAGCCTCGGCAGGCCGCCGCTCAACGCGCTGTGGTCGACGACCATCCGCCTGTCGGCGCCCGGCGCCGCGGCCGGCATGGCGCTGGTGGCGCTCGGCATCATGAACGAGCTGACCGCGACCCAGATGCTGGCGCCAAACGGCACCCGCACGCTGGCGATGGCGTTCTGGTCCTACAGCGGCGAGATCGATTACGCCTCGGCGGCACCTTACGCCTTCATCATGGTGGCGATGTCGCTGCCTCTGACATGGCTGCTCTATGTCCAGTCGAAACGGATGGCGGGACGATGA
- a CDS encoding iron ABC transporter substrate-binding protein: MKSPLLALAGVAAFAISLAAGPAMAEDAGIIVYNAQHESLAKEWAEGFTKETGIKVTLRNGGDSDFSNQIVAEGAASPADVFLTENSPAMVLVENAGLFAPVDADTLAQVPQDYQAASGKWVGVAARSTVFAYNTTKLKADQLPKSLLDLADPSWKGRWAASPSGADFQAIVSALLQLKGEAATADWLKAMKDNFTAYKGNSTVMKAVNAGEIEGGVIYHYYYFGDQAKTGENSKNVALHYFKNQDPGAFVSVSGGGVLASSKHPKEAQAFLKWVTAKGGQEVLKNGTSFEYAVGKGTESNPKLVPLADLQAPKVDAATLNSKKVTDLMTAAGLL; encoded by the coding sequence ATGAAATCGCCCCTTCTTGCCCTTGCCGGTGTCGCCGCATTTGCAATCAGCCTGGCTGCCGGTCCGGCAATGGCCGAGGATGCGGGCATCATCGTCTACAACGCCCAGCATGAAAGTCTGGCCAAGGAATGGGCCGAAGGTTTCACCAAGGAAACCGGCATCAAGGTCACGCTGCGCAATGGCGGCGACAGCGACTTCTCCAACCAGATCGTCGCCGAGGGTGCCGCCTCGCCCGCCGACGTGTTCCTCACCGAAAACTCGCCGGCCATGGTGCTGGTCGAGAATGCCGGCCTGTTCGCGCCGGTCGACGCCGACACGCTGGCTCAGGTGCCGCAGGACTATCAGGCGGCCAGCGGCAAATGGGTGGGCGTGGCCGCGCGCAGCACCGTCTTTGCCTACAACACCACCAAACTCAAGGCCGACCAGTTGCCCAAGTCGCTGCTCGACCTTGCCGACCCGAGCTGGAAGGGCCGCTGGGCGGCATCGCCCTCGGGCGCCGATTTCCAGGCCATCGTCAGTGCGCTGCTGCAGCTCAAGGGCGAGGCCGCCACGGCGGACTGGCTGAAGGCGATGAAGGATAACTTCACCGCCTACAAGGGCAACAGCACCGTGATGAAGGCGGTCAATGCCGGCGAGATCGAAGGCGGCGTGATCTACCACTATTACTACTTTGGCGATCAGGCCAAGACCGGCGAGAACAGCAAGAACGTCGCGCTGCACTATTTCAAGAACCAGGATCCGGGCGCTTTCGTCTCGGTCTCCGGCGGCGGCGTGCTCGCCTCGAGCAAGCATCCGAAGGAAGCCCAGGCTTTCCTGAAGTGGGTGACGGCCAAGGGCGGCCAGGAAGTGCTGAAGAACGGAACCTCCTTCGAATACGCGGTCGGCAAGGGCACGGAATCCAATCCGAAACTGGTGCCGCTGGCCGATCTGCAGGCACCGAAGGTCGACGCCGCGACGCTGAACTCCAAGAAGGTCACCGACCTGATGACGGCAGCCGGCTTGCTTTAG
- a CDS encoding sigma-70 family RNA polymerase sigma factor, producing the protein MSGKDEAELSRLLRAAIAGDEKAYADFLHRIAALIRGFVRRKIVQGGVDPEDVVQETLLAIHVKRHTWRQDAPVLPWVYAIARFKLIDAFRRRGRRIEIDVDDIAETFAEPETETVSERDINRALDGLPPAQRSVVSAVSVEGRSIGETAAKFGISETAVRVSLHRGLAAIAKRFGQGRFGRE; encoded by the coding sequence GTGAGCGGCAAGGACGAGGCCGAGCTTTCCCGGCTGTTGCGGGCCGCGATCGCGGGAGATGAAAAGGCCTATGCCGACTTTCTCCACCGGATTGCCGCACTGATCCGCGGTTTTGTGAGGCGCAAGATCGTGCAGGGCGGGGTCGATCCCGAGGATGTCGTGCAGGAAACCTTGCTGGCCATTCATGTGAAACGGCATACCTGGCGCCAGGACGCACCGGTCCTGCCCTGGGTCTATGCGATCGCCCGCTTCAAGCTGATCGACGCGTTCCGGCGGCGCGGTCGGCGCATCGAGATCGATGTCGACGATATCGCCGAGACCTTCGCCGAACCGGAAACCGAAACCGTCAGTGAGCGCGACATCAACCGTGCCCTTGACGGGCTGCCGCCGGCACAGCGTTCCGTGGTCTCGGCCGTATCGGTGGAAGGCCGCTCGATCGGCGAGACGGCAGCGAAGTTCGGCATCAGCGAGACGGCGGTGCGTGTGTCGCTGCATCGCGGGCTTGCCGCCATAGCCAAGCGATTTGGGCAAGGGCGATTTGGGCGGGAATGA
- a CDS encoding NrsF family protein, which yields MRTEDLIKALDADASSKAMPLRSAWWLAAGAAIVIAAVVFLLTIGPRPDFMVAAHTMRFLSKFVFTIVLAVSAFALIRALSTPGASTGRAMAGMLAAPLLVAVAVVLELFMVPEALWGTRMVGSNMMICMSFIPLIGIGPLAIFLWMLRYGAPTRPVLAGAVAGLLAGGLAATFYAAHCFDDSPLFVATWYTIAIAALALLGALGGRFFVRW from the coding sequence ATGAGGACCGAGGATCTCATCAAGGCGCTCGACGCCGATGCAAGCAGCAAGGCGATGCCGTTGCGCTCGGCCTGGTGGCTGGCTGCCGGTGCGGCCATTGTCATCGCGGCCGTCGTTTTCCTGCTGACGATCGGCCCGCGCCCCGACTTCATGGTGGCCGCGCATACGATGCGCTTCCTGTCGAAATTCGTTTTCACCATCGTGCTGGCCGTCAGCGCCTTCGCCCTGATCCGCGCTTTGTCGACGCCGGGTGCGTCGACGGGTCGGGCGATGGCAGGGATGTTGGCCGCGCCTCTGCTGGTGGCCGTGGCCGTGGTTCTGGAGCTCTTCATGGTGCCGGAGGCGTTGTGGGGCACGCGCATGGTCGGTTCCAACATGATGATCTGCATGAGCTTCATTCCGCTGATCGGCATTGGCCCGCTGGCGATCTTCCTGTGGATGCTGCGCTACGGCGCGCCGACGCGGCCGGTGCTTGCCGGCGCTGTCGCGGGCCTACTTGCCGGTGGACTGGCGGCGACCTTCTACGCCGCGCACTGCTTCGACGATTCGCCGCTGTTCGTCGCCACCTGGTACACGATCGCGATCGCCGCGCTCGCCTTGCTTGGCGCGCTCGGCGGGCGGTTCTTCGTGCGCTGGTAG